The window ACGTAAAGAAGCATCTaccaaaaaataatattgaaGAATTTTCTAATTTGAGGACTGAAGATTtgagttttcaattttttttttttttgtgactgggTGAAGATCTCACTTTAAATAGTTACACTAAAGATAGATGTCCTACTAACTATACATttcttataaagaaaaaaaaaacaaaacaaaacaaaagtggTGTATCAACACCGAAGCCCAACCAATTATTTTTGGTGATTGTTAATTTGAGGTCAAAATATTCTGGTGATTGTTAATTTGGGGTCAAACTAAAATTTTCAGCAAATTTATTGAAATTCCGGTAGTCACAGCCCAGTATgggtaaaaaaaaaatgatttggTAATTGTCAAAATATTGAGTTGTCATTCTTTTCTGTATTTCCCAATGGCTAGGTTTATTTCTTTGCTTATTTTGTTGTTGTAATCAAATAATTTTTCGTTTAGAACTTAAGGTACACTAAAATGTTATATTCATGGTAAttcagaaacaaaattaaaacttctagctattattttaagaaatcccgattaaaaatttcgaaatatgAATGAACGCTTTGTACAAATGAATAGAAACTAGAAAAAACATTTACTCACAAAGAAGGATGTCCCTATTATAGTAGAAGACAACATGTTATACCAATTTGTTGTAAAGTTCAGCTTGGATTTTAGGAACTTTTTAAGTTAAACTTTGGGGTAGGCTTGGGAAGTTCAACCAAAGGATACACTCTTTGCAACATTAAGAGAAGAAACAAAATATAAGATCTGAATGAATTATGgaagaaaatttttggaaaacttgaaaaaattgcCTCCATTGGAAAATCAGCACATTCTAAGCTCCAAAACACAAGTTTTAAAACAGCAAAACAAAAGATCAATGATGTGAATGAAATCAGTACAAAAGTTTGGAAACAACTCTATTGTAAAAGCTAAGCCAAAAAGGGAACACCAAAGCTGGGGCCTCAGCGCTTGCCGCCACCACCGCCGAGCTTAGGGCCTTTAGGTTGAGCACCCTTGGAAACATTAGCTTTGCCTTGGGACTTTTGGGACTTTGCCGTAGTTTCTGCCTTCTTTGCCTTCTTCTCATCCTTTGTTTTCTTGATCCTCTCTTTGATTTCACTGCAAAGCATAATGACCTCATATGGTTAGATAACTAAGGGTAGCATAGCAAATGATGTCTGGATAATTATCAGCGAATATACATAAACATGGAATACAAAAGGGAAAAAACTCACCGAAGAGCAGCTTCTCTAGCAGCATCTCGAACCTCCGGCTTCTCAGTCCTCCTTTTCTGGATAACTTCCAAAGTGGCACCAACAATGGACCTGGAGTAAGGCCTCTTGGTGGCACGACGCTTCTTCTTCACAGCTTCTTGAGCAATGTCCTATAGATAGTGTAAAATGATACATATCAGTATGGATGCAATGAAACTAAATGGAATGGCATTCTAACTTCACCCACATTAATCAGTATCAAGCAATTGAGTCCGGTTAAGAACCCCAATGACTAGCTCAAGAAAAAGTATTAACATATTGTTTAATGTCTCACGCACACATAGTTTCGATCAAGAATTCACCTTCTTATGTTGCTTCCTATACATGGCTGTCCATGTAAGCTTCGACGGCTTCAATCTGTTGTGGAAGTACCTCTTGCACTTGGAATTGGCAAACAGAAAGACCTAGTTATTCCAGAAACAAACAGCTTCAGATTAATAACCCATAGCCAATAAATCATAGCAAAAAGCACCTTCACAGCGAAATTTAAAACAAACAAACCTGTGAATCACCACGGACGAATCTGATGCCTTTGCCAGGGTAGATCTTCTGGCCGCTGAAACGGCAAAGTTCGGTCCTGGAATGCACCAAAGATCAAAACTCAGTGAACAGAACTCATTCAATTCATAACACCACAGCAACAATGCCTTACACTTCTTCAATAATGGACCCTTTCTTTTGTGAGCAGCTTCATCTTATGTCTTTTAGTATATAATTCATAATCAACATTCAACAAGATTTTCAAATGAAACTCTTAATCATTACTCAAGatggaaataataataattaaaatcttATGTTATAAACCACTTATTAATCATTTTCAAACATACATGACATAAACCACTTATGTTAATGTTAGTGCCTTATTGAAAAAACAGAATCAAACAGCAAagatattttctcattttttttctaatttatttctaAGAACAAAATCTTAATGAAGCATGCCAAAATTGAGTATTCCCAGCTACAAAAAACAGAATCAAACAGCAAAGAATTTAACCTTgacatttttttctaatttatttcaCAATGTCAAAGTTCTAAGTGCAAAATCTTAATGAAGCATACCAGAACTGATTATTCCCGGCTAcagattaaaataaaaacacaaaagaatagccatcaatcaatcaaaaccaATTAagaccattttttttaaaaaaaaagcaacatttccaaaaataaaaaacatgaaagtaagtatgaaaattttcaaacaGAATCAGAGATCCTTATTTcgtaaaagaatgaaaaaatcgTACTTGAGCACCATGGTTGCTGCTGCAGCTGCTTCGCGTGTTCTTCGATCTCCTTTGTGACGCAGAAACCCTAGAACCCAAATGTTCAGTTATGACTATATATATACCCCAAAATTTCAATAAATAGCCTTCATTTCTTCAAATATCACGGAAATGCCACCGGAGTTTATCTCGGCCCATGTATTTTTACTGGGCCAAGCCCAATTACTTCCATGGTTATCTGGGCCGTAATATTAGTTTCTAGCCCAAACTAGAAGTTATAGGCTCATTGGTTATTTTTGTAATGAAAAATTGGAATTATGCTTCAGTTACATATGTACTAGCATAAACCCTGCTATCCACGGGTGGAAGATCTTTATTTGCCAAAttcttttatttgattatgttcataaaaaagattttattgttattttattaaaaatacgtgtaatatgtattgatttaaatatatatatatatatatatcttaattatatcatttttaataaaagacacgataaaatttaatacttactaaaatattatgatttgaataatttttttaaaaaaaggcaTGGCTTAAAGTCAATAATGCAGTTAATTTGAAGTAAA is drawn from Arachis hypogaea cultivar Tifrunner chromosome 12, arahy.Tifrunner.gnm2.J5K5, whole genome shotgun sequence and contains these coding sequences:
- the LOC112728888 gene encoding large ribosomal subunit protein eL24, producing MVLKTELCRFSGQKIYPGKGIRFVRGDSQVFLFANSKCKRYFHNRLKPSKLTWTAMYRKQHKKDIAQEAVKKKRRATKRPYSRSIVGATLEVIQKRRTEKPEVRDAAREAALREIKERIKKTKDEKKAKKAETTAKSQKSQGKANVSKGAQPKGPKLGGGGGKR